GTACATCGTGTTCGTGGTTGATCGATTGAGTCAGGCATTAAAGCGCTCCGCCCGGGCATCAGCACATCAGGATCGATGATTCCCGGAGTGTGTCTCGAGGAACTGCCGCTTGAGCAGGAAGACTAGGACGACGGAGAGAAAGACATACAGAACCGTGAACGCGATGAAGGGCGCCGCCAGACCACTCACGGGAGTAACGGCATCCTCGGTACGCAGCACACCCCAGATGATCCATGGCTGTCGACCAACTTCCGTCACGATCCACCCCGCCTCGATGGCGATAAATCCGAGCGGCCCGGCAGCGATAAGCGCCAGCAATAGCCGCGGATCGTCCGGGAGTCGCCGCGTTCGCGCCCACTTCCACCCGGTCCAGAGCGCGAGGACAAACATCATCATTCCACAACCCACCATGATGTCGAACGCCCAGTGAACGATCGTCACGTTCGGCCATTCATCTCGAGGGTAGGCATCGAGTCCTGTTACCTCGGCGCCAACGTCGCCGTGGGCCAGGAAGCTAAGACCGTACGGAATCTCGAGTGCGTACCGGGTCTCCATCTCCGCGTCATCAGGCAGGCCCCCGATGACCAGCGGCGCGCCAGATTCGGTGTGATAGTGCGCCTCCATCGCCGCAAACTTCGGAGGCTGCAGCACGGCCGTCATCTTTGCAATTCGGTCACCGCTGACGAGCTCAAGCGGGATGCTCACCATCGCCATTAGAAGCGCGAGGCCAAAAGCGTAGCGGTGGAAGGTGCTCGTTCGGTCTTTCCGCAGGAAAAAGGCATGTACAGCCGACACCGCAAAACCGACAGCCACGTACGAAGCGAGGATCATGTGGATGATCTGCTGAAGTGCTGCCGGATTCATCATCGCAGCAACGGGATCGACATTCGTAATGACTCCGTCGACGAGATCAAACCCGACAGGAGCATTCATCCAGGCATTCGCGGTGATCACAAACACGCCCGAAAGCGCTCCACTGACAGCTACCACCACCCCGGAAAGCCAGTGAGCAAGAGGCGGCATGCGATCCCACGCATACAGGTAAATTCCAAGGAAGATGGCTTCGGTGAAGAAGGCGAATCCCTCAAGCGAGAAGGGCATGCCGATCACTCCACCGGCCACCGCCATGAAGTCCGGCCAGAGCAACCCCAACTCGAACGACAGCAC
The window above is part of the Rhodothermales bacterium genome. Proteins encoded here:
- a CDS encoding cytochrome ubiquinol oxidase subunit I, whose amino-acid sequence is MEDFFFARSLMALSLAFHIVFAVMGIGMPLLMAMAEGKYLRTKEPVYLDLAKRWARGTAILFAVGAVSGTVLSFELGLLWPDFMAVAGGVIGMPFSLEGFAFFTEAIFLGIYLYAWDRMPPLAHWLSGVVVAVSGALSGVFVITANAWMNAPVGFDLVDGVITNVDPVAAMMNPAALQQIIHMILASYVAVGFAVSAVHAFFLRKDRTSTFHRYAFGLALLMAMVSIPLELVSGDRIAKMTAVLQPPKFAAMEAHYHTESGAPLVIGGLPDDAEMETRYALEIPYGLSFLAHGDVGAEVTGLDAYPRDEWPNVTIVHWAFDIMVGCGMMMFVLALWTGWKWARTRRLPDDPRLLLALIAAGPLGFIAIEAGWIVTEVGRQPWIIWGVLRTEDAVTPVSGLAAPFIAFTVLYVFLSVVLVFLLKRQFLETHSGNHRS